A genomic segment from Janibacter sp. DB-40 encodes:
- a CDS encoding TetR/AcrR family transcriptional regulator, whose protein sequence is MTVADDGGIAALTIRSLAHELGVKPMSVYHYVANKEEILDGIVDMVFSEIELPRVGVDWRAEMRRRAHSARAVLGCHRWAIGLLESRPRPGPATLRHHDAVLGTLRAAGFSREMTAHAYALIDSFTYGFALQEASLPFEAQGIVADDADPDPDLEQFTDEEYPHMAAMVTEHYVQPDYRFGDEFDFGLDLVLDALDASLSTH, encoded by the coding sequence ATGACCGTGGCCGACGACGGTGGCATCGCTGCCCTGACCATCCGCTCACTCGCCCATGAGCTGGGGGTCAAACCCATGTCGGTGTACCACTACGTCGCCAACAAGGAAGAGATCCTGGACGGCATCGTCGACATGGTGTTCAGCGAGATCGAACTGCCGCGCGTCGGAGTTGACTGGCGCGCCGAGATGCGCCGCCGCGCGCACTCGGCGCGCGCCGTGCTCGGCTGCCACCGGTGGGCAATCGGCCTGCTGGAGTCACGTCCCAGGCCGGGGCCGGCGACCCTGCGGCATCACGACGCGGTCCTCGGCACGCTGCGGGCCGCCGGGTTCTCCCGCGAGATGACGGCCCATGCGTACGCGTTGATCGACAGCTTCACCTACGGGTTCGCGCTGCAGGAGGCCAGTCTGCCTTTCGAGGCCCAAGGAATCGTGGCCGACGACGCTGACCCGGACCCGGACCTCGAACAGTTCACGGATGAGGAGTACCCACACATGGCGGCGATGGTCACCGAGCACTACGTGCAGCCTGACTACCGCTTCGGTGACGAGTTCGACTTCGGGCTGGATCTCGTCCTGGACGCCCTCGACGCCTCGCTGTCCACGCACTGA
- a CDS encoding glycosyltransferase family 2 protein, with product MSTPDLSVIIPMHNASATVVGVVESFLAIDSADIEVVVVDDASTDDSVDRVRAINDPRVLLVRLMHNHGAGIARNHGFARASGRYVLFFDADDEIHPEALTAALGALDDSGASVAMLPYRYRRAGTTSEGMNSFDVAVWDQYVTSPRRLARLDEVPQLLGFTNYPWNKIARTDHYRRTGLRYGATQVHNDVLGHWLTLVDAETILLIDQPLCTHIVGEGGRNLTNRESRARLSLIDALDETYTELEARPVKRRQFARQYWDLVTRVTGWASERITPDVRDEFNLRVQEHVLCMDLSDFHRIRFRQDAGLAGRIVRRAQA from the coding sequence ATGAGCACACCGGACCTGTCGGTCATCATCCCGATGCACAACGCGAGCGCCACGGTCGTGGGAGTGGTCGAGTCCTTCCTGGCGATCGACTCGGCCGACATCGAGGTGGTCGTCGTCGACGACGCGTCCACCGACGACTCGGTGGATCGGGTCAGGGCGATCAACGACCCCCGCGTCCTGCTCGTGCGCCTGATGCACAACCACGGCGCCGGGATCGCCCGCAACCACGGGTTCGCCCGCGCCTCCGGCCGCTACGTCCTCTTCTTCGACGCCGACGACGAGATCCACCCCGAGGCCCTCACCGCGGCACTCGGGGCGCTCGACGACAGCGGGGCGAGCGTGGCGATGCTCCCCTACCGGTACCGGCGCGCCGGGACGACGTCGGAGGGCATGAACTCCTTCGACGTCGCGGTGTGGGACCAGTACGTCACCTCGCCCCGACGACTCGCCCGCCTCGACGAGGTGCCGCAGCTGCTCGGATTCACCAACTACCCGTGGAACAAGATCGCGCGCACCGACCACTACCGCCGGACCGGTCTGCGGTACGGCGCCACCCAGGTCCACAACGACGTCCTGGGCCACTGGCTCACCCTCGTCGACGCGGAGACCATCCTGCTCATCGACCAGCCCCTGTGCACCCACATCGTCGGCGAAGGGGGGCGCAACCTGACCAATCGCGAGAGCCGGGCCAGGTTGAGCCTCATCGACGCCCTCGACGAGACGTACACCGAGCTCGAGGCGCGACCGGTGAAGCGGCGGCAGTTCGCCCGGCAGTACTGGGACCTCGTCACGCGGGTCACCGGGTGGGCCTCCGAGCGCATCACTCCGGACGTCCGCGACGAGTTCAACCTGCGCGTGCAGGAGCACGTCCTGTGCATGGACCTCAGCGACTTCCACCGCATCCGGTTCAGGCAGGACGCCGGACTGGCCGGCCGCATCGTGCGCCGCGCACAGGCCTGA
- a CDS encoding sulfotransferase produces the protein MPLPNFLIVGSQKSGTSWLHRSLGRSKHIFASQVKELNFFNQADFDAPEKLAAFREHFPQRELPGVQYYLESTPHYFRARPTTARNIRSLLGSPEMVAVFRDPVDRYESAYIHHMMRGRFPYTPVIDELTDEYSVLSLGRYAEALESWWGIHPQLKPMLYDDLVGDPLGFVTEVMDHLGLTCDITMDELTFRANDKTRKKSQLGPEWEEMPTLDPGLRRRLHEEYAEDTRRLEEVLGRDLSAWRAVVASG, from the coding sequence ATGCCTCTGCCAAACTTCCTCATCGTCGGTAGTCAGAAGAGTGGGACGAGCTGGCTCCACCGCAGCCTGGGCCGGTCGAAGCACATCTTCGCCTCGCAGGTGAAGGAGCTGAACTTCTTCAACCAGGCGGACTTCGACGCACCCGAGAAGCTGGCCGCCTTCCGCGAGCACTTCCCGCAGCGGGAGCTGCCCGGCGTGCAGTACTACCTCGAGAGCACGCCGCACTACTTCCGGGCCCGTCCGACGACGGCCAGGAACATCCGCTCCCTGCTGGGGTCGCCGGAGATGGTCGCGGTCTTCCGGGACCCGGTCGACCGGTACGAGTCCGCGTACATCCACCACATGATGAGGGGACGCTTCCCCTACACCCCCGTCATCGACGAGCTCACCGACGAGTACTCGGTGCTGTCCCTCGGTCGGTACGCGGAGGCCCTGGAGAGCTGGTGGGGCATCCACCCACAGCTCAAGCCCATGCTCTACGACGACCTGGTGGGCGACCCGTTGGGCTTCGTCACCGAGGTCATGGACCACCTCGGGCTGACCTGCGACATCACCATGGACGAGCTGACCTTCCGCGCCAACGACAAGACGAGGAAGAAGTCACAGCTCGGCCCCGAGTGGGAGGAGATGCCGACTCTGGACCCCGGACTGCGTCGCCGGTTGCACGAGGAGTACGCCGAGGACACGCGCCGTCTGGAGGAGGTCCTGGGCCGCGACCTCAGCGCGTGGCGGGCCGTGGTGGCCAGCGGGTGA
- a CDS encoding NAD(P)-dependent alcohol dehydrogenase has translation MRTQSAPTRLTRGSMQAVLQEGYGTTDVFRHRHTPLPEIAEDEVLIKVHAAGLDRGTWHMMTGRPYLLRVIGFGFRRPKNAVAGIDVSGTVTAVGARVTRFSPGDEVYGMSRGSFADYAAAREDKLAPKPANLTFEQAAVVPISAGTALQALTDSGHVRSGQRVLVIGASGGVGTYVVQLAKAFGAQVTGVSSTGKLDRLRALGADHVADYTRDDFTDGHTRYDLVLDIGGNLPLRRLRRALTPDGTLVVVGGEEGGRVTGGFGRSLRAPLLSRFVAQRLTMLASKERASDLRRLTPLLEEGTVVPHIDRTFPLEQVPQAMRHLQCGAVFGKVAITVTSTH, from the coding sequence ATGAGGACTCAGAGCGCGCCCACCCGCCTCACCCGCGGTTCGATGCAGGCCGTCCTCCAGGAGGGGTACGGCACCACAGACGTCTTCCGGCACCGGCACACCCCGCTGCCCGAGATCGCGGAGGACGAGGTGCTGATCAAGGTCCACGCCGCCGGCCTGGACCGGGGCACGTGGCACATGATGACCGGCCGCCCCTATCTGCTGCGGGTGATCGGCTTCGGTTTCCGTCGGCCCAAGAACGCCGTGGCGGGCATCGACGTCTCGGGCACGGTCACAGCCGTGGGCGCCAGGGTGACCCGGTTCTCTCCCGGTGACGAGGTGTACGGGATGAGCCGAGGCTCGTTTGCCGACTACGCCGCGGCTCGGGAGGACAAGCTGGCCCCCAAGCCGGCGAACCTGACCTTCGAGCAGGCGGCGGTCGTCCCCATCTCGGCCGGCACCGCCCTGCAGGCACTCACCGACTCCGGGCACGTGCGCTCCGGACAGCGGGTCCTGGTCATCGGCGCCTCCGGCGGGGTCGGCACCTATGTCGTACAGCTGGCCAAGGCGTTCGGCGCCCAGGTCACAGGAGTATCCAGCACGGGCAAGCTCGACCGGCTCCGCGCGCTCGGGGCCGACCACGTCGCCGACTACACCCGGGACGACTTCACCGACGGGCACACCAGGTACGACCTGGTCCTGGACATCGGGGGCAACCTGCCGCTACGACGACTACGCCGCGCCCTGACACCCGACGGCACCCTCGTCGTGGTCGGCGGCGAGGAAGGGGGCCGGGTCACCGGCGGTTTCGGCCGCTCGCTGCGCGCACCGCTGCTCTCCCGCTTCGTCGCCCAACGGCTGACCATGCTCGCCAGCAAGGAGAGAGCCAGCGACCTGCGACGGCTCACCCCGCTTCTCGAGGAGGGGACAGTCGTCCCGCACATCGACCGCACGTTCCCGCTGGAGCAGGTGCCCCAAGCGATGCGGCACCTGCAGTGCGGAGCGGTCTTCGGGAAGGTCGCCATCACCGTGACCAGCACGCACTGA
- a CDS encoding catalase: protein MTETDAKGVDGAAPAAEVPGVPAAAPAPVDEPVDPGPPLPAKPDQAAPRGVTPTGAETGAGPEAAAQQGAYLTTSQGARLRDSDHSLKAGRRGPTLLQDHHLREKITHFDHERIPERVVHARGAGAHGVFEGYGNAGDVTTAGFLAAGKRTDVFVRFSTVLGSRGSADTVRDTRGFATKFYTEEGTFDLVGNNMPVFFIQDGIKFPDVVHAAKPHPDREIPQAQSAHDTFWDFVSLHTEAQHHTMWNMSDRGIPRSYRMMEGFGVHTFRLTNAEGATSLVKFHWKPKLGVHSVTWEEAQMLGGMDPDFHRRDLHDAIESGAFPEWELGIQVFPDNDEETFEGIDLLDPTKIVPEELAPVQRIGRMTLNANPTNYFSETEQVAFHVGHLPPGIDVTNDPLLQVRLFSYVDTQLTRLGGPNFSQLPINRPHAPVNDMLRDGFGQQGSHAGVAPYKPNSLDGGCPFFAGSDVPAFNDVPVRVAEDRKVRANPASFEDHFSQARLFWKSMTPVEKEHIIRAYTFELGKCYEQGIKERQVQQLANIDPVLCAEVATGLGLPAPGPTVPLTDEAPSPALSQVAGEWPPDGRTVGILLDPSGDLEGLEELRRSVFAADMVPLLIAPHGGTVAGLPVQRTFATGRSVEFDALLLAGCPAAAPDAIAARDEKAGRAEIAALDPRALLLLEECWRHGKAIGAWGAGVSALERAQLDGTRGVVTDDGPDAVFTAVRGLMRAHRVWERFPSSSDVGGQA, encoded by the coding sequence ATGACGGAGACGGACGCGAAGGGGGTTGACGGGGCGGCGCCCGCCGCTGAGGTGCCCGGCGTCCCCGCTGCTGCACCAGCTCCCGTGGACGAGCCCGTGGACCCCGGGCCACCGCTGCCGGCGAAGCCGGATCAGGCCGCGCCGCGGGGGGTCACTCCGACGGGCGCCGAGACCGGGGCCGGACCCGAGGCAGCGGCACAGCAGGGCGCCTACCTGACCACGTCCCAGGGGGCGCGACTGCGGGACAGCGACCACTCCCTCAAGGCCGGGCGACGCGGGCCGACCCTCTTGCAGGACCACCACCTGCGGGAGAAGATCACCCACTTCGACCATGAGCGGATACCGGAGCGGGTCGTGCACGCCCGGGGCGCCGGAGCGCACGGCGTGTTCGAGGGATACGGCAACGCCGGAGACGTCACCACCGCCGGCTTCCTGGCCGCAGGCAAGCGGACCGACGTCTTCGTACGGTTCTCCACCGTCCTCGGCTCGCGCGGCTCGGCGGACACGGTGCGCGACACCCGAGGGTTCGCGACCAAGTTCTACACCGAGGAGGGCACGTTCGACCTGGTCGGCAACAACATGCCGGTGTTCTTCATCCAGGACGGGATCAAGTTCCCCGACGTCGTCCATGCCGCCAAGCCCCATCCGGACCGGGAGATCCCGCAGGCACAGAGCGCACACGACACCTTCTGGGACTTCGTCTCCCTGCACACCGAGGCGCAGCACCACACGATGTGGAACATGTCCGACCGCGGGATCCCGCGCTCGTACCGGATGATGGAGGGCTTCGGCGTCCACACCTTCCGGCTCACCAATGCCGAGGGCGCCACGTCCCTGGTGAAGTTCCACTGGAAGCCCAAGCTCGGGGTCCACTCCGTGACGTGGGAGGAGGCCCAGATGCTCGGCGGCATGGACCCCGACTTCCACCGCCGCGACCTCCACGACGCCATCGAGTCCGGTGCCTTCCCCGAGTGGGAGCTCGGGATCCAGGTCTTCCCGGACAATGACGAGGAGACCTTCGAGGGGATCGATCTGCTGGACCCGACGAAGATCGTCCCGGAGGAGCTCGCGCCCGTTCAGCGGATCGGCCGGATGACCCTGAACGCGAATCCCACGAACTACTTCAGCGAGACCGAGCAGGTCGCCTTCCACGTCGGTCATCTCCCGCCGGGGATCGATGTCACGAATGACCCGTTGCTGCAGGTCAGGTTGTTCTCCTACGTCGACACCCAGCTCACGCGTCTGGGCGGTCCGAACTTCTCGCAGCTGCCGATCAACCGCCCGCACGCCCCCGTCAACGACATGCTGCGCGACGGGTTCGGTCAGCAGGGTTCTCACGCCGGTGTCGCGCCGTACAAGCCGAACTCCCTGGACGGTGGCTGTCCGTTCTTCGCCGGTTCCGACGTACCCGCGTTCAACGACGTGCCGGTGCGGGTGGCCGAGGACAGGAAGGTCCGCGCCAACCCGGCCTCGTTCGAGGACCACTTCAGCCAGGCCCGGCTGTTCTGGAAGAGCATGACCCCGGTGGAGAAGGAGCACATCATCCGGGCGTACACCTTCGAGCTGGGCAAGTGCTACGAGCAGGGGATCAAGGAACGGCAGGTGCAGCAGCTGGCCAACATCGACCCGGTGCTCTGCGCCGAGGTCGCGACCGGTCTGGGGCTTCCCGCGCCCGGACCCACCGTCCCCCTCACCGACGAGGCTCCGAGCCCCGCGCTCTCGCAGGTCGCAGGGGAGTGGCCCCCGGACGGCAGGACGGTGGGGATCCTGCTCGACCCGAGCGGGGATCTCGAAGGGCTGGAGGAGCTGCGGCGATCCGTCTTCGCTGCCGACATGGTCCCCCTGCTCATCGCACCGCACGGCGGGACGGTGGCCGGTCTGCCCGTCCAGCGGACCTTCGCGACCGGTCGCTCGGTCGAGTTCGACGCACTCCTGCTGGCTGGCTGCCCGGCAGCGGCCCCGGACGCCATCGCCGCCCGCGACGAGAAGGCGGGCCGGGCGGAGATCGCCGCGCTCGACCCGCGCGCCCTGCTGCTGCTCGAGGAGTGCTGGCGGCACGGGAAGGCCATCGGCGCGTGGGGCGCGGGCGTCAGTGCGCTCGAGCGGGCCCAGCTCGACGGCACGCGCGGGGTGGTGACCGACGACGGCCCGGACGCGGTGTTCACCGCGGTCCGGGGACTCATGCGGGCGCACCGCGTCTGGGAGCGGTTCCCGTCGTCCTCCGACGTGGGGGGACAGGCATGA
- a CDS encoding DUF2267 domain-containing protein, translating into MRYDEFLAAVAKSGGPADREHADEATRTVLADLGKRLVGNEPRDLAAQLPSEMQQPLLQHDGEQETDDDLDAFLRRVAEHEGRGCGPEDALQHARAVLSTMAGFVSAGEIADLRSQLPAGFAPLFE; encoded by the coding sequence ATGCGGTATGACGAGTTCCTGGCGGCCGTCGCGAAGAGCGGCGGACCCGCCGACCGTGAGCACGCGGACGAGGCCACCCGTACGGTCCTGGCGGACCTCGGGAAGCGTCTGGTCGGCAACGAGCCCCGCGACCTGGCGGCCCAGCTTCCCAGCGAGATGCAGCAGCCGCTGCTACAGCACGACGGTGAGCAGGAGACGGACGACGACCTCGACGCCTTCCTCCGCAGGGTCGCTGAGCACGAGGGGCGCGGTTGCGGCCCGGAGGACGCGCTGCAGCATGCCCGGGCCGTGCTGTCCACGATGGCCGGTTTCGTGTCCGCGGGGGAGATCGCCGACCTGCGCTCCCAGCTGCCGGCCGGGTTCGCCCCGCTCTTCGAGTGA
- a CDS encoding DUF4386 domain-containing protein, which produces MSHDTAPVAEETPPPASTQQLAGRGPANPRHRAALTAGVALLLLAVVAAVANLVVVQGLVPDGSEQVVVDSELAFRLAVAGLYVVIALDVLVAWALMRVFHPVNAALSQLAGWFRLAYSAVFLVAIAQLNGIPELLSSRGTSSFSPDQVDALALAKVEAYTDIWMAGLLLFGVHLTLLGYLTYRSAQMPNLLGVLLVVAGLGYAFDTFAVVMSTGSPFPVTTVTFLGEFLLALWLVIRGHRLTQDETIPAAAARAPGLLAMPKEK; this is translated from the coding sequence ATGTCCCACGACACGGCACCCGTGGCCGAAGAGACACCCCCACCAGCATCGACTCAGCAGCTCGCCGGGCGGGGGCCAGCGAACCCACGCCACCGCGCGGCACTGACCGCCGGTGTTGCCCTGCTGCTCCTGGCCGTGGTCGCCGCGGTCGCGAACCTCGTCGTCGTCCAGGGGCTGGTCCCCGACGGCAGCGAGCAAGTCGTCGTCGACTCCGAGTTGGCCTTCCGGCTCGCCGTCGCCGGCCTGTACGTCGTCATCGCGCTCGACGTCCTGGTGGCCTGGGCGCTGATGCGAGTTTTCCACCCCGTCAACGCCGCGCTCTCCCAGCTCGCCGGCTGGTTCCGCCTCGCCTACTCTGCCGTGTTCCTCGTCGCCATCGCCCAGCTCAACGGCATACCCGAGCTGCTCAGCAGCAGGGGGACCTCCTCCTTCTCACCGGATCAGGTCGACGCCCTGGCGCTGGCCAAGGTCGAGGCGTACACCGACATCTGGATGGCCGGCCTCCTCCTCTTCGGAGTCCACCTGACCCTACTGGGCTACCTCACCTACCGGTCCGCGCAGATGCCCAATCTGCTCGGGGTGCTGCTGGTCGTCGCCGGCCTGGGCTACGCCTTCGACACCTTCGCCGTCGTGATGTCCACCGGGTCCCCCTTCCCCGTCACCACGGTCACCTTCCTCGGCGAGTTCCTCCTCGCGCTCTGGCTGGTGATCCGCGGCCATCGACTCACCCAGGACGAGACCATCCCCGCGGCAGCCGCAAGGGCACCAGGCCTCCTCGCCATGCCGAAGGAGAAGTGA